Proteins encoded together in one Pseudomonas sp. TCU-HL1 window:
- a CDS encoding efflux transporter outer membrane subunit — MNTAATSLNPLRRAMVLALAGLLLGGCAIGPDYTRPEQSVPVQFKHAEGWSLASPADLEHRGRWWELYGDAALNDLQQRLETSNQTLAQSVAQYRQAQALARGARASFFPSVTGNAGKTRSGQGGGDSTVRLADGSTVTSSGGGGVSKSYDASLGVNWEIDLWGKLRRQLESDTASMQASAADLAAARLSLQSELAQNYLQLRVLDAQKRLLEATIAGYQRALTLTQNQYKAGIVTRADVAQATTQLKGTQAQAIDLKYQRAQLENAIAVLVGLPPAEFSLAEVESVPALPSVPTLLPSQLLERRPDVASAERNVMAANAQIGVAKSAYFPSLSLSAAGGYRSGSLQDWITTPNRFWSIGPEFAMTLFDGGLIRSQVAQAEASYDQTVAVYRQTVLDSFREAEDYMVQLDVLEEESGVQQEALDAAREALRLVTNQYRAGTVDYNSVVTNQATALSNERTVLTLMGTRLTTSVQLVAALGGGWDQGQLEQVDSDSEATP; from the coding sequence ATGAACACCGCCGCCACATCCCTGAACCCCCTGCGCCGTGCCATGGTGCTGGCCCTCGCCGGCCTGCTGCTCGGCGGCTGCGCCATCGGCCCGGACTACACGCGCCCCGAGCAGAGCGTGCCTGTGCAGTTCAAACACGCCGAAGGCTGGTCGCTGGCCAGCCCGGCGGACCTGGAGCATCGCGGCCGCTGGTGGGAGCTGTACGGTGACGCCGCCCTCAACGACCTGCAACAGCGTCTGGAAACCTCCAACCAGACCCTGGCGCAATCGGTCGCCCAGTACCGCCAGGCACAGGCACTGGCCCGTGGCGCTCGCGCATCCTTCTTCCCGTCGGTGACCGGCAACGCCGGCAAGACCCGTTCGGGGCAGGGCGGGGGTGATAGCACCGTGCGCCTTGCCGACGGCTCCACCGTCACCAGCTCCGGGGGCGGTGGCGTGTCCAAGAGCTATGACGCGAGCCTCGGAGTGAACTGGGAAATCGACCTCTGGGGCAAGCTGCGCCGCCAACTGGAGTCCGACACCGCCAGCATGCAGGCCAGCGCCGCCGACCTCGCCGCCGCGCGCCTCAGCCTGCAATCGGAACTGGCGCAGAACTACCTGCAACTGCGCGTGCTGGATGCCCAGAAGCGCCTGCTGGAAGCCACCATCGCCGGCTACCAGCGCGCGCTGACGCTGACCCAGAACCAATACAAGGCAGGAATCGTCACCCGTGCCGACGTGGCCCAGGCCACCACTCAACTCAAGGGCACCCAGGCCCAGGCCATCGACCTCAAGTACCAGCGCGCGCAGCTGGAGAACGCCATCGCCGTGCTGGTGGGGTTGCCGCCCGCCGAGTTCAGCCTGGCCGAGGTGGAGAGCGTGCCGGCCCTGCCGAGCGTACCGACCCTGCTGCCCTCGCAACTGCTGGAGCGCCGCCCCGACGTGGCCTCCGCTGAACGTAACGTGATGGCCGCCAACGCCCAGATCGGTGTGGCCAAGTCTGCGTACTTCCCGAGCCTCAGCCTGAGCGCCGCTGGGGGCTACCGCAGCGGCAGCCTGCAGGATTGGATCACCACCCCGAACCGCTTCTGGTCCATTGGCCCGGAATTCGCCATGACCCTGTTCGACGGCGGCCTGATCCGTTCCCAAGTGGCCCAGGCGGAGGCCAGTTATGACCAGACAGTGGCCGTCTACCGCCAGACCGTGCTCGACAGCTTCCGCGAAGCCGAGGACTACATGGTTCAGCTCGACGTGCTGGAAGAAGAAAGTGGGGTACAGCAGGAAGCCCTGGACGCTGCCCGCGAAGCCCTGCGCCTGGTCACCAACCAGTACCGGGCTGGCACCGTGGACTACAACAGCGTGGTCACCAACCAGGCCACGGCGCTGAGCAACGAACGTACTGTCCTGACCCTGATGGGCACGCGCCTGACCACCAGCGTGCAGCTCGTCGCGGCGCTGGGTGGCGGATGGGACCAGGGGCAGCTGGAGCAGGTTGATTCGGATTCTGAAGCGACGCCTTGA
- a CDS encoding multidrug efflux RND transporter permease subunit: MNLSAPFIHRPVATMLLSLAILLLGSVSFGLLPVSPLPQMDFPVITVQASLPGASPEIMASSVTTPLERSLGTIAGINQMTSRTSQGSTRIIVQFDLDRDINGAARDVQAAINASRNLLPSGMRSMPTYKKVNPSQAPIMVLSLTSDVLEKGQLYDMASTILAQSLSQVKGVGEVQIGGSSLPAVRVELEPQLLTQYGIALDDVRSTIAAANQRRPKGAVEDAGRHWQVGANDQLEKAADYAPLILRYQDGAALRLGDVAKVRDAVEDRYNSGFFNDDSAVLLVINRQAGANIIETIESIKQQLPALQAVLPASVKLDLAMDRSPVIRATLHEAERTLLIAVGLVILVVYLFLGNLRASLIPALAVPVSLVGTFAAMYLMGFSLNVLSLMALILAAGLVVDDAIVVLENISRHINDGMAPFKAALQGTREVGFTLLSMNLSLVAVFVSILFMGGIIDRLFREFSLTLAVAILVSLLVSLTLTPMLCARWLKPHVPDQDSRLQRWSEALHTRMVDAYDRTLGVALRHPRLTLASLLLTIGCNIALYVLVPKTFLPQQDTGQLIGFIRGDDGLSFTVMQPKMETFRRAVLKDPAVESVAGFIGGSGGINNAFMIVRLKPIAERKVSAQKVIERLRANLPKVPGGRLMLMADQDLQFGGGREQRSSQYEYVLQSGELSDLRTWGPKVTAALKALPELTAIDANEGEGAQQVTLQVDRDTAKRLGVDMAMVTTALNNAYSQRQISTIYDTLNQYQVVMEVNPKYAQDPETLKQVQLVTADGQRVPLSSFARYERSLEEDRVSHEGQFASESIAFDLAPGVSLDKATVAIEKAVAAIGLPSSVIARMGGSADAFQSTQQNQPWMILAALVLVYLVLGILYESYIHPLTILSTLPSAGVGALLAILLTGGEFSLISLLGLFLLIGVVKKNAIMMIDLALQLERHDGMSPDESIRQACLLRLRPILMTTIAAILGAVPLLIGGAEGAEMRQPLGVAIIGGLVLSQLLTLYTTPVVYLYLDRLRHRFNRWRGVRTDAALETPL, from the coding sequence ATGAACCTCTCCGCCCCCTTCATCCACCGCCCGGTCGCCACCATGCTGCTGAGCCTGGCGATCCTGCTCCTGGGCAGCGTCAGCTTCGGCCTGCTGCCGGTGTCGCCGCTGCCTCAAATGGATTTCCCGGTGATCACCGTGCAGGCCAGCCTGCCCGGCGCCAGTCCGGAGATCATGGCGTCCAGCGTCACCACGCCGCTGGAGCGTTCGCTAGGCACCATCGCCGGCATCAACCAGATGACCAGCCGCACCAGCCAGGGCTCGACGCGGATCATCGTGCAGTTCGACCTGGACCGGGACATCAACGGCGCCGCCCGCGATGTGCAGGCAGCCATCAACGCCTCGCGCAACCTGCTGCCCAGCGGTATGCGCAGCATGCCCACCTACAAGAAGGTCAACCCGTCCCAGGCGCCGATCATGGTGTTGTCGCTGACCTCCGACGTGCTGGAGAAAGGCCAGCTCTATGATATGGCGTCCACCATCCTGGCCCAGAGCCTGTCCCAGGTTAAGGGCGTGGGCGAGGTGCAGATCGGCGGCAGCTCACTGCCTGCCGTCAGGGTGGAGCTGGAGCCGCAACTGCTGACCCAGTACGGCATCGCCCTGGACGATGTGCGCAGCACCATTGCCGCCGCCAACCAGCGCCGACCCAAGGGCGCCGTGGAAGATGCCGGGCGTCACTGGCAAGTGGGTGCCAACGACCAGTTGGAGAAGGCCGCCGACTACGCGCCGCTGATCCTCCGCTACCAGGACGGCGCCGCGCTGCGCCTGGGCGATGTGGCCAAGGTCCGCGACGCCGTGGAAGACCGTTACAACAGCGGCTTCTTCAACGACGACTCGGCGGTGCTGCTGGTGATCAACCGCCAGGCCGGCGCCAACATCATCGAGACCATCGAAAGCATCAAGCAGCAACTGCCCGCGCTGCAGGCGGTGCTGCCCGCCAGCGTCAAGCTGGACCTGGCCATGGACCGCTCGCCGGTGATCCGCGCCACCCTGCATGAAGCCGAGCGCACCCTGCTGATCGCCGTCGGCCTGGTGATACTGGTCGTCTACCTGTTCCTGGGTAACCTGCGCGCCTCGCTGATCCCGGCGCTGGCGGTGCCGGTGTCCCTGGTGGGCACCTTCGCCGCGATGTACCTGATGGGCTTCTCGCTCAACGTGCTGTCGCTGATGGCGCTGATCCTCGCCGCCGGCCTGGTGGTGGACGACGCCATCGTGGTGCTGGAGAACATCTCGCGGCACATCAACGACGGCATGGCGCCCTTCAAGGCGGCATTGCAGGGCACCCGCGAAGTCGGCTTCACCCTGCTGTCGATGAACCTTTCGCTGGTGGCGGTATTCGTCTCCATCCTGTTCATGGGCGGCATTATCGACCGCTTGTTCCGCGAATTCTCGCTGACGCTGGCGGTGGCCATCCTGGTTTCGCTGCTGGTGTCCCTGACGCTGACGCCGATGCTCTGCGCGCGTTGGCTGAAGCCCCACGTGCCGGACCAGGACAGCCGCCTGCAACGCTGGAGCGAGGCACTGCATACGCGCATGGTCGATGCCTACGACCGGACCCTGGGCGTGGCGCTACGCCATCCGCGCCTGACCCTGGCCAGCCTGTTGCTGACCATCGGCTGCAACATCGCCCTTTACGTATTGGTCCCCAAGACCTTCCTCCCGCAGCAGGACACCGGCCAACTGATTGGCTTCATCCGTGGCGACGACGGCCTGTCCTTCACCGTGATGCAGCCGAAGATGGAAACCTTCCGCCGCGCCGTCCTCAAGGACCCGGCCGTGGAGAGCGTGGCCGGTTTCATCGGCGGCAGTGGCGGCATCAACAACGCCTTCATGATCGTGCGCCTGAAGCCCATCGCCGAGCGCAAGGTATCGGCGCAGAAGGTGATCGAACGGCTGCGCGCCAATCTGCCCAAGGTGCCCGGCGGCCGGCTGATGCTGATGGCGGACCAGGACCTGCAGTTCGGCGGTGGCCGTGAGCAGCGCAGTTCGCAGTACGAGTACGTGTTGCAGAGTGGCGAGCTGTCCGACCTGCGCACCTGGGGGCCGAAGGTCACCGCTGCACTCAAGGCGTTGCCGGAACTTACCGCCATCGACGCCAACGAAGGGGAGGGGGCCCAGCAGGTCACCCTGCAAGTGGACCGCGACACGGCCAAACGCCTGGGCGTGGACATGGCCATGGTCACCACCGCGCTGAACAACGCCTACAGTCAGCGGCAGATTTCCACCATCTACGACACCCTGAACCAGTATCAGGTGGTGATGGAGGTAAACCCGAAATACGCCCAGGACCCGGAAACCCTCAAACAGGTCCAGTTAGTCACGGCCGATGGCCAGCGCGTGCCGCTGTCCAGCTTCGCCCGCTATGAGCGCAGCCTGGAAGAGGACCGCGTCAGCCACGAAGGCCAGTTCGCCTCAGAGAGCATTGCATTCGACCTGGCGCCCGGCGTCAGCCTCGACAAGGCCACCGTCGCCATCGAAAAGGCGGTGGCCGCCATCGGCCTGCCCAGCTCGGTGATCGCGCGCATGGGCGGCAGTGCCGATGCCTTCCAGAGCACCCAGCAGAACCAGCCGTGGATGATCCTCGCCGCGCTGGTGCTGGTGTACCTGGTGCTGGGCATTCTCTACGAGAGCTACATCCACCCGCTGACCATCCTCTCGACGCTGCCGTCGGCGGGGGTTGGCGCACTGCTGGCGATTCTGCTCACGGGAGGGGAGTTCAGCCTGATCTCGCTCTTGGGGCTGTTCCTGCTGATCGGCGTGGTGAAGAAGAACGCCATCATGATGATCGACCTCGCCCTGCAGCTGGAGCGCCACGACGGCATGAGCCCGGACGAATCCATTCGTCAGGCCTGCCTGCTGCGCCTGCGGCCGATCCTGATGACCACCATCGCCGCCATCCTCGGCGCCGTGCCGCTGCTGATCGGTGGCGCGGAAGGCGCGGAAATGCGCCAGCCGCTGGGCGTGGCCATCATCGGCGGCCTGGTCCTGAGCCAGTTGCTGACCCTCTACACGACCCCCGTGGTCTACCTCTACCTCGACCGTCTGCGCCATCGCTTCAATCGCTGGCGTGGCGTGCGTACTGACGCCGCACTGGAAACACCCCTATGA
- a CDS encoding CynX/NimT family MFS transporter: MPRAERLERLAAWALLIVIGLNLRPILASVSPLLADIRSATGMGFQTAALLTTLPVVCMGLVALLSNRLGGLGERRGIGLGLALIAGACLARLLCGNAGPLLATALLGGAGVALIQALLPAVIKRRFEGCVALTMGVYSASLMGGGGLSALFSPLLAQHFEHWQAGLGFRLLPALLALVLWLSRPLPSAEPAVAGRSARFVGNRRAWLLALYFGLVNCGYMSMVAWLPAYYQQLGWSPARSGSLLAFMTIFQVIAALGMPALAQRSIDRRPLLSVSLTAQAVGFAGLIWAPLELSALWVALIGFGLGACFALSLILTLDHRRDPREAGQLAAFVQGVGFLINAFSPWLSGWLRELTGSFAAAWLVLVVSVLLMLGVTRLFCPASYRPAVVKAPVPGVG; encoded by the coding sequence ATGCCGCGCGCTGAGCGCCTGGAAAGGCTCGCCGCCTGGGCATTGCTCATCGTCATTGGACTGAACTTGCGGCCCATCCTCGCGTCGGTCAGCCCCTTGCTGGCCGATATCCGCAGTGCCACCGGCATGGGTTTCCAGACCGCCGCATTGCTCACCACACTGCCGGTGGTCTGCATGGGCCTGGTGGCACTGTTGAGCAACCGCCTCGGTGGCCTCGGCGAGCGTCGGGGCATCGGCCTTGGGCTGGCGCTGATTGCGGGGGCCTGCCTGGCGCGGCTGCTGTGCGGAAACGCCGGGCCGCTGCTGGCGACAGCGCTGCTGGGTGGCGCGGGTGTTGCACTGATCCAGGCGCTGTTGCCGGCGGTGATCAAGCGCCGCTTCGAAGGCTGCGTGGCACTGACCATGGGCGTCTATTCGGCGTCCCTGATGGGCGGCGGTGGCCTGTCCGCCCTGTTCAGTCCGCTGCTGGCCCAGCATTTCGAGCATTGGCAGGCCGGGCTTGGTTTCCGGCTGCTGCCGGCGCTACTGGCCCTGGTGCTCTGGCTGTCCCGTCCCTTGCCCAGCGCCGAGCCTGCGGTCGCCGGCCGGTCCGCGCGATTCGTCGGCAACCGTCGTGCATGGTTGCTGGCGCTGTACTTCGGTCTGGTGAACTGTGGCTACATGAGCATGGTCGCCTGGCTGCCGGCCTACTATCAGCAGCTCGGCTGGAGCCCGGCCCGCAGCGGCTCGTTGCTGGCGTTCATGACGATCTTCCAGGTAATTGCGGCACTGGGCATGCCTGCCCTGGCACAGCGCAGCATCGACCGCCGCCCGCTGCTGTCGGTGAGCCTGACCGCCCAGGCGGTCGGGTTCGCCGGCCTGATCTGGGCACCGCTGGAGCTGTCCGCGCTCTGGGTGGCGCTGATCGGCTTCGGCCTCGGCGCCTGCTTCGCCCTCAGCCTGATCCTAACCCTCGATCATCGCCGTGACCCGCGTGAGGCCGGGCAGCTTGCGGCGTTCGTGCAGGGTGTGGGCTTCCTGATCAATGCCTTCTCGCCCTGGCTCAGCGGCTGGCTGCGGGAACTCACCGGCAGCTTCGCCGCCGCCTGGCTGGTGCTGGTGGTGAGCGTGCTGCTGATGCTGGGCGTGACCCGGTTGTTCTGCCCGGCCAGCTATCGGCCAGCAGTCGTCAAGGCTCCAGTGCCCGGGGTGGGGTAG
- a CDS encoding nucleoside deaminase: MPDDRNYLEQAVELARQNVEQGGRPFGALLVRDGEVLARAVNEIHLTQDPTCHAELQAIRAASRQLGPRLDGCVIYASGQPCPMCLAAMHLCGVARVVFAAANAVGEPFGLSSAAVYQQMALPLEAQQLDIQHLPQPAMSEIYARWQALHAAR, translated from the coding sequence ATGCCTGATGACCGCAACTACCTGGAACAGGCCGTGGAACTGGCGCGGCAGAACGTGGAGCAGGGCGGCCGCCCGTTCGGCGCACTGCTGGTTCGTGACGGAGAGGTACTGGCCCGCGCGGTCAACGAAATCCACCTGACCCAGGACCCGACCTGCCACGCCGAGCTCCAGGCCATCCGCGCTGCCAGCCGCCAACTGGGCCCGCGCCTGGACGGTTGTGTGATTTATGCCAGCGGCCAGCCGTGCCCGATGTGTCTGGCGGCCATGCACCTGTGTGGCGTTGCGCGCGTGGTGTTTGCCGCAGCCAATGCGGTCGGCGAGCCTTTTGGCCTGTCCTCGGCGGCGGTGTACCAGCAGATGGCGCTGCCGCTGGAGGCCCAGCAGCTGGATATCCAGCACCTGCCGCAACCGGCCATGAGCGAAATCTACGCCCGCTGGCAGGCTCTGCATGCCGCGCGCTGA
- a CDS encoding LysR substrate-binding domain-containing protein yields the protein MFDLLLLRSFVAVADCGNFTRAAERLHLTQSTVSQQLRRLEESLDCRLLDRSQRHVVPTAEGEQLLGYARRILALQDEATEALRHQPGSGVLRLGVPEDFAAERLMPVLAEFSAAWPGVRLEVTSGLSPELLRLYQGGEFDLLLVKRMSDGGDSLASWPEPLGWADSASHPACGREPLPLVVFPPGGLYRNEMLHGLDVQGRRWRIAYSSASLASVRAAVAAGLGVSLLPLRVLGPEHRLLGEEHGLPEIQGLRLALYGRTGLGRAGDELVERLRVLCEVPVVEG from the coding sequence ATGTTCGATCTCCTCCTCCTGCGCAGCTTCGTCGCCGTGGCCGACTGCGGCAATTTCACCCGCGCCGCCGAGCGATTGCACCTTACCCAGTCGACCGTCAGCCAGCAGCTGCGCCGATTGGAAGAAAGCCTCGACTGCCGCCTGCTGGATCGCAGCCAGCGCCATGTGGTGCCCACGGCCGAAGGAGAACAGCTGCTGGGCTATGCGCGGCGCATCCTTGCCTTGCAGGACGAAGCCACCGAAGCGTTGCGCCACCAGCCCGGCAGCGGCGTATTGCGTCTTGGCGTGCCCGAGGATTTCGCCGCCGAACGGCTGATGCCGGTGCTCGCGGAATTCTCCGCCGCCTGGCCCGGCGTGCGCCTTGAGGTGACCAGCGGCCTCAGCCCGGAACTGCTGCGGCTGTACCAGGGCGGCGAGTTCGACCTGCTGCTGGTCAAGCGCATGAGTGACGGCGGCGACAGCCTGGCGTCATGGCCCGAGCCACTGGGCTGGGCGGACAGCGCCAGCCACCCCGCGTGTGGCCGCGAGCCGCTGCCGCTGGTGGTATTTCCCCCAGGTGGGCTCTACCGCAACGAGATGCTCCACGGGCTGGATGTGCAGGGCCGGCGTTGGCGTATCGCCTACTCCAGCGCCAGCCTGGCCAGCGTGCGCGCGGCGGTGGCGGCGGGGCTTGGCGTCAGCCTGCTGCCGTTGCGCGTGCTGGGACCGGAGCATCGCTTGCTGGGTGAAGAACACGGGTTGCCGGAGATCCAGGGGCTACGGCTGGCGCTCTATGGGCGGACGGGGTTGGGGCGTGCGGGGGATGAGCTGGTGGAGAGGTTGCGGGTGTTGTGTGAGGTGCCGGTTGTGGAGGGGTAA
- a CDS encoding MdtB/MuxB family multidrug efflux RND transporter permease subunit: MNLSRLFILRPVATTLSMLAILLAGLIAYRLLPVSALPEVDYPTIRVLTLYPGASPDVMTSAVTAPLERQFGQMPGLTQMSSTSSGGASVITLRFSLEIDLDVAEQEVQAAINAATNLLPNDLPAPPVYNKVNPADTPVLTLAISSKTMPLPKLHNLVDTRMAQKLAQISGVGMVSIAGGQRQAVRIRVNPEALAANGLNLSDVRSLVSASNVNQPKGNFDGPTRVSMLDANDQLKSAEEYANLILAYNNGGALRLKDVAEIVDGAENERLAAWANQNEAVLLNIQRQPGANVIEVVDRIQALLPSINANLPAGIDVVVLTDRTQTIRAAITDVQHELFLAIALVVMVTFLFLRRMSATIIPSIAVPLSLVGTFAVMYLAGFSINNLTLMALTIATGFVVDDAIVMLENIARHLEEGETPLNAALKGAKQIGFTLISLTFSLIAVLIPLLFMADVVGRLFREFAITLAVAILISLVVSLTLTPMMCARLLKREKKEEEGGFYKASGDFIDGMIARYGQGLTWVLRHQGLTLLVAVGTLALTVVLYLAVPKGFFPVQDTGVIQGITEAPQSVSFRSMSERQQKVAALILKDPAVASLTSYIGVDGDNATLNSGRMLINLKPHGERDVTASEVIARLQPELDKQSDIRLYLQPVQDLTIEDRVSRTQFQFSLESPDADLLNEWTGKLVDTLRQQPELSDVASDLQDKGLQVYLNIDRDMAGRLGVEISAITDALYDAFGQRQISTIFTQASQYRVVLESAPGEVIGPQALQQIHVATSAGTQVSLSALAKVEERQTQLAVNHIGQFPAVTLSFNLAPGVALGEAVAVIERVQQDIGMPEGIQTRFQGAAAAFQASLSSTLLLILAAVVTMYIVLGVLYESYIHPVTILSTLPSAGVGALLALLLTGNDLGLIAIIGIILLIGIVKKNAIMMIDFALDAERHQGMSPEDAIYQAALLRFRPILMTTLAALFGAIPLMLATGSGAELRQPLGLVMVGGLLLSQVLTLFTTPVIYLAFDRLARRYTGRSAAGVQA; this comes from the coding sequence ATGAACCTCTCCCGCCTGTTCATCCTGCGGCCGGTCGCCACCACCCTGAGCATGCTGGCGATCCTGCTCGCCGGCCTGATCGCCTACCGCCTGCTGCCGGTTTCCGCGCTGCCCGAGGTGGACTATCCGACCATTCGTGTCCTCACCCTCTATCCGGGCGCCAGCCCTGATGTGATGACCAGTGCCGTCACCGCGCCGCTGGAGCGCCAGTTCGGGCAGATGCCCGGCTTGACGCAGATGTCCTCCACCAGCTCGGGTGGCGCCTCGGTCATCACCCTGCGCTTCAGCCTGGAAATAGATCTGGACGTGGCCGAGCAGGAGGTGCAAGCGGCGATCAACGCGGCCACCAACCTGCTGCCCAACGACCTGCCGGCGCCGCCGGTTTACAACAAGGTCAACCCGGCCGATACGCCGGTGCTGACCCTGGCCATCAGCTCGAAGACCATGCCGCTGCCCAAGCTGCATAACCTGGTGGACACCCGCATGGCGCAGAAACTGGCGCAGATCAGCGGCGTGGGCATGGTCAGCATCGCCGGTGGCCAGCGCCAGGCCGTGCGCATTCGCGTCAACCCCGAGGCCCTGGCGGCCAATGGCCTGAACCTGTCGGACGTGCGCAGCCTGGTAAGCGCCTCCAACGTCAACCAGCCCAAGGGCAACTTCGACGGCCCGACCCGCGTCTCCATGCTGGACGCCAACGACCAGCTCAAGTCCGCCGAGGAATACGCCAACCTCATCCTCGCCTACAACAACGGCGGGGCCTTGCGTCTGAAGGATGTGGCCGAGATCGTCGACGGCGCCGAGAACGAACGACTGGCCGCCTGGGCCAACCAGAACGAGGCGGTGCTGCTGAACATCCAGCGCCAGCCGGGCGCCAACGTGATCGAGGTGGTGGACCGCATCCAGGCGTTGCTGCCGTCGATCAACGCCAACCTGCCGGCGGGCATTGATGTGGTGGTCCTCACCGACCGTACCCAGACCATCCGCGCGGCCATTACCGACGTGCAGCACGAGCTGTTCCTCGCCATCGCCCTGGTGGTGATGGTGACCTTCCTGTTCCTGCGCCGGATGAGCGCCACCATCATCCCGTCCATCGCCGTGCCGCTGTCCCTGGTGGGCACCTTCGCGGTGATGTACCTGGCCGGCTTCTCCATCAACAACCTGACGCTGATGGCGCTGACCATCGCCACCGGATTCGTGGTGGACGACGCCATCGTCATGCTGGAAAACATCGCCCGTCACCTGGAGGAGGGCGAGACACCGCTCAACGCCGCGCTCAAGGGCGCGAAGCAGATCGGCTTCACCCTGATCTCGCTGACCTTCTCGCTGATCGCCGTACTGATCCCGCTGCTGTTCATGGCGGATGTGGTGGGCCGGTTGTTCCGCGAGTTCGCCATCACCCTGGCGGTGGCCATCCTGATCTCGCTGGTGGTCTCCCTGACCCTGACGCCAATGATGTGCGCGCGCCTGCTCAAGCGGGAGAAGAAAGAAGAAGAGGGCGGCTTCTACAAGGCCAGCGGCGACTTCATTGATGGCATGATCGCGCGCTACGGCCAGGGTCTGACCTGGGTGCTCCGGCACCAGGGCCTGACCCTGCTGGTGGCGGTCGGCACCCTGGCGCTTACCGTGGTGCTCTACCTCGCCGTGCCCAAGGGCTTCTTCCCGGTGCAGGACACCGGCGTCATCCAGGGCATCACCGAAGCGCCGCAGTCGGTGTCCTTCCGCTCCATGAGCGAGCGCCAGCAGAAGGTTGCCGCGCTGATCCTCAAGGACCCGGCGGTGGCCAGCCTGACCTCCTACATTGGCGTCGACGGCGATAACGCCACCCTCAACAGCGGCCGCATGCTGATCAACCTCAAGCCCCACGGCGAGCGCGACGTAACCGCCAGCGAGGTGATCGCGCGCCTGCAGCCTGAGCTGGACAAACAGAGCGACATCCGCCTCTACCTGCAGCCGGTGCAGGACCTGACCATCGAGGACCGGGTCAGCCGCACGCAGTTCCAGTTCAGCCTGGAATCCCCGGACGCCGACCTGCTCAACGAGTGGACCGGCAAGCTGGTGGATACCCTGCGCCAGCAACCGGAGCTGTCCGACGTGGCCAGCGACCTGCAGGACAAGGGCCTGCAGGTGTACCTGAATATCGACCGTGACATGGCCGGGCGCCTCGGCGTGGAGATATCCGCCATCACCGACGCCCTCTACGACGCTTTCGGCCAGCGGCAGATTTCCACCATCTTCACCCAGGCCAGCCAGTACCGCGTGGTACTGGAGTCCGCCCCGGGCGAGGTGATCGGCCCGCAGGCGCTGCAGCAGATCCACGTCGCCACCAGCGCGGGCACCCAGGTATCGCTCTCTGCCCTGGCGAAGGTGGAAGAGCGCCAGACGCAACTGGCGGTCAACCATATCGGCCAGTTCCCGGCCGTGACCCTGTCCTTCAACCTGGCACCCGGCGTCGCCCTGGGCGAAGCGGTGGCGGTGATCGAACGGGTGCAGCAGGACATCGGCATGCCGGAGGGCATCCAGACCCGCTTCCAGGGCGCGGCGGCGGCCTTCCAGGCCTCGTTGTCGAGCACGCTGCTGCTGATTCTGGCAGCGGTGGTGACCATGTACATCGTGCTGGGCGTGCTCTACGAGAGCTATATCCACCCGGTGACCATCCTCTCCACGCTGCCTTCGGCGGGCGTCGGCGCCTTGCTGGCGCTGCTGCTGACCGGTAACGACCTGGGCCTGATCGCCATCATCGGCATCATCCTGCTGATCGGCATCGTCAAGAAGAACGCCATCATGATGATCGACTTCGCCCTGGACGCGGAGCGGCATCAGGGCATGTCGCCCGAGGATGCGATCTACCAGGCGGCGCTGCTGCGCTTCCGGCCGATCCTGATGACGACGCTGGCGGCCCTGTTCGGCGCCATCCCGCTGATGCTCGCCACCGGTTCCGGCGCCGAACTGCGCCAGCCCCTGGGCCTGGTGATGGTGGGCGGTCTGCTGCTGTCCCAGGTGCTGACCCTGTTCACCACCCCGGTGATCTACCTGGCCTTCGACCGCCTGGCCCGCCGCTACACCGGCCGCAGTGCAGCGGGGGTGCAAGCGTGA